One Candidatus Nezhaarchaeales archaeon DNA segment encodes these proteins:
- a CDS encoding alanyl-tRNA editing protein — MKDMSAVEVRTHTALHVVKGAVRKVLGAKWTASVYVSGNHGRLTVKFDRKPTEDEVKEIEKLANEKVRENAPVLMYKLSRGEAEGRFGDEIYDLFPVPEHVKELNILVIEGWNVNACNKEHTQTTGEVGVIRLEKPRFRKAKQLLEIPFNVE, encoded by the coding sequence TTGAAGGATATGTCCGCTGTAGAGGTTAGGACTCATACCGCGCTTCACGTAGTGAAAGGCGCCGTTAGGAAGGTCCTTGGGGCTAAATGGACCGCTAGCGTATATGTTAGCGGGAACCATGGAAGGCTTACGGTTAAGTTCGACCGTAAACCTACGGAGGATGAAGTTAAGGAGATTGAAAAGTTAGCGAACGAGAAGGTACGTGAAAACGCGCCCGTATTAATGTATAAGTTATCTAGGGGTGAAGCTGAAGGGAGGTTCGGTGATGAAATCTACGACCTCTTCCCCGTGCCGGAGCACGTTAAAGAGCTTAACATACTCGTTATTGAGGGATGGAACGTTAACGCCTGCAATAAGGAGCATACTCAAACTACTGGGGAAGTAGGGGTTATAAGGCTTGAAAAACCTAGATTTAGGAAGGCTAAACAGCTTTTAGAAATACCTTTTAACGTTGAGTAG
- a CDS encoding metal-dependent hydrolase, translating into MMVSVQWLGHAAFKISSGQTAVYVDPFLTGNPTATLRPEEVKDAKLILVSHDHFDHLGDANSIAKRTNAAVVAVPEVAAAYFEGLKAVAPNMGSYVDVDGVKVALVPAFHTCSKGFPVGFLINLDDKTIYHAGDTSLFGDMRLIGEVYRPDVALLPIGGYYTMGPLEAAVAVSLIKAKVVIPMHYATFPVLVKDAKPFIDEVARRSPDVRVVVLKPGESYELP; encoded by the coding sequence ATGATGGTTTCGGTTCAATGGCTTGGACATGCAGCTTTTAAGATATCGAGCGGACAAACCGCGGTGTACGTGGACCCCTTCCTAACCGGTAACCCGACGGCTACGCTACGCCCTGAGGAGGTTAAGGATGCTAAGCTAATACTCGTAAGCCACGATCACTTCGACCATCTGGGTGATGCTAATAGTATAGCGAAGCGTACTAATGCAGCCGTAGTCGCGGTGCCTGAGGTTGCCGCGGCCTACTTTGAAGGCTTAAAGGCCGTAGCGCCGAATATGGGTAGCTACGTGGACGTGGATGGGGTTAAGGTAGCGCTGGTTCCAGCCTTCCATACGTGTTCTAAGGGCTTCCCAGTGGGCTTCCTGATCAACTTGGATGATAAAACGATCTACCATGCCGGTGATACTTCGCTTTTTGGGGATATGCGGCTTATAGGCGAAGTTTATAGGCCTGATGTAGCCCTTCTACCTATAGGCGGCTACTATACGATGGGCCCCTTAGAGGCAGCGGTAGCCGTAAGCCTTATCAAGGCTAAGGTGGTTATACCGATGCATTACGCCACCTTCCCCGTCCTAGTTAAGGATGCTAAGCCTTTCATCGACGAAGTGGCTAGGAGGAGCCCTGACGTAAGGGTCGTCGTACTTAAGCCTGGAGAAAGCTACGAGCTACCGTAA
- a CDS encoding ArsA family ATPase encodes MNLGLSYLDRSPPKILLFCGKGGVGKTTCASAAALHFAGKGFRTLLFSSDPTPSLSDILEQSVYGRIVEVKGVKGLEAVELDYEAIVDMWKKRFGDEVYEVISSFLPVGRDIIDYVAGAPGIDEEFALSYVLDLYESGAYDVIVWDTAPAGGTLSLVKLQDKFYRHLGEAAKLYARVKHALEVLVKGRVKRDPIEVISRWEELAKRVFGMLKDPGTQAIIVTIPEALGLRQTDRIYRELKVFNINVSRILVNYMLPEDVCTCDFHLKRLKMQRKYLDILMENYGKQPGVSILTQLPREVRGLEALRNVEALLFPV; translated from the coding sequence TTGAACTTAGGGTTAAGCTACCTGGATCGGTCCCCGCCTAAAATATTACTCTTTTGCGGTAAGGGCGGGGTTGGAAAAACTACGTGTGCCTCGGCGGCGGCACTACATTTCGCTGGTAAGGGGTTTAGGACGTTACTATTTTCAAGTGATCCGACTCCGTCGCTATCGGATATCCTTGAACAATCGGTTTACGGGCGTATCGTCGAGGTTAAGGGGGTTAAGGGTTTAGAGGCCGTGGAGCTCGACTATGAAGCCATAGTTGACATGTGGAAGAAGCGCTTCGGCGATGAAGTTTACGAGGTTATCTCAAGCTTCCTACCGGTCGGTAGGGACATCATAGACTATGTGGCTGGAGCGCCCGGAATAGATGAGGAGTTTGCGTTAAGCTACGTTCTAGACCTATACGAAAGTGGAGCCTACGACGTAATAGTATGGGATACGGCGCCGGCCGGTGGAACCTTATCGTTAGTTAAGCTTCAGGATAAGTTCTACAGGCACCTAGGTGAAGCGGCTAAGCTTTACGCTAGGGTTAAGCACGCCCTCGAAGTCCTAGTTAAAGGTAGGGTTAAACGGGACCCTATCGAGGTAATCTCTAGGTGGGAGGAACTAGCTAAACGCGTATTCGGCATGTTGAAGGACCCGGGTACGCAGGCTATCATAGTTACGATACCCGAAGCCCTAGGGTTAAGGCAGACCGACCGTATATATAGGGAGCTTAAGGTCTTCAATATTAACGTAAGCCGTATCCTCGTTAACTACATGCTACCCGAGGACGTATGTACCTGCGACTTCCACCTGAAGCGCTTGAAGATGCAGCGTAAATACCTCGACATCCTCATGGAGAACTACGGTAAACAACCCGGCGTATCAATCCTAACCCAGCTACCACGCGAAGTAAGAGGTTTAGAAGCCTTAAGAAACGTAGAAGCCCTCCTATTCCCCGTTTAA
- the cyoE gene encoding heme o synthase yields the protein MDGYFSARNLKSYIEVTKPKTVFLLAYVGFAAGIVGAKDLSSLEASLPATLAVILASMGANAVTCYIDRDIDALMVRTMRRPLPMGRIKPPQRALYLGALLILASFAILLVKGFLYSVLWASLGLFLNVIMYNSYLKRRNPVNVIVGSPAGGTPIMGVWSAVTGEIASITPVLMAALVVLWTPIHIWSLAVRYIDDYRKAKVPMLPVVIGVKPAIRCIAATSILLTLFSSWLTFTVILNPLLYLAPLTALNAALIAFSLKLLLKPSEAVAWRLFKLTSPYLFVVFTLMALTA from the coding sequence ATGGATGGTTATTTCTCGGCGCGAAACCTTAAATCGTACATTGAGGTTACAAAGCCTAAAACCGTTTTCCTACTTGCCTACGTAGGTTTTGCAGCCGGTATTGTAGGAGCTAAGGACTTAAGCTCTCTAGAAGCTTCACTTCCGGCTACGTTAGCGGTTATACTGGCCTCCATGGGGGCTAACGCGGTAACTTGCTACATAGATAGGGATATCGACGCCTTAATGGTTAGAACCATGAGGAGGCCGTTGCCAATGGGTAGGATTAAGCCGCCTCAAAGAGCGCTTTACCTAGGTGCTTTATTAATCCTAGCTTCGTTCGCCATCCTACTGGTTAAAGGCTTCCTTTACAGCGTTCTTTGGGCGTCGTTAGGCTTATTTTTAAACGTCATCATGTATAACTCCTACTTAAAGAGGAGGAACCCAGTAAACGTGATAGTGGGTTCACCAGCCGGCGGTACCCCTATAATGGGTGTATGGTCGGCCGTTACTGGTGAAATCGCGTCGATAACGCCGGTGTTAATGGCGGCCTTAGTGGTTTTATGGACGCCTATCCACATATGGAGCTTAGCCGTAAGGTATATTGACGACTATAGGAAGGCTAAGGTCCCCATGCTTCCAGTAGTGATAGGCGTTAAACCCGCCATACGCTGTATAGCGGCTACGTCGATCCTACTGACCCTATTTTCGAGTTGGCTTACTTTCACCGTTATCCTTAACCCTTTACTCTATCTAGCTCCCTTAACCGCTTTAAACGCCGCTTTAATAGCGTTTAGCCTTAAGCTACTGTTAAAGCCTTCAGAGGCTGTTGCTTGGAGGCTGTTTAAACTTACAAGCCCTTACCTTTTCGTGGTCTTCACCCTTATGGCGCTTACCGCTTAA
- a CDS encoding acyl-CoA dehydrogenase family protein: MARLLNEAQVLIRDTANRFVKEEVEPLVREIERSANIPDRLIRRLAELGFYAIPFPRRYGGVEAGYLALMLALEEVAKASMAVSLHVSAHFTASNAIYQYGDEEQKSKYLTRMVKGELLGCFAFTEASTGSDPEMLETVAEPVSGGFKLRGMKQMICNAPIADLAVVFAKDPEAKGLTAFIVEASQPGFERLGEEEFMGLRGLRVGSFALNDVKVGEENVLGRRGEGFRMLRRLIAYSKVALSAQGVGVAQAALEEALKYAKQRFQRGKPIAEFQSIQWLIAESATLIEAARSLVYRVAGLMDQGVEVIKEAAMAKLFVAQVAEKATSMAIQVHGSYGYSKEFKVERLYRDAKSIGITEGSSEIQRVIIAAALLR, encoded by the coding sequence GTGGCCCGTTTGTTAAATGAAGCTCAGGTTTTAATAAGGGATACGGCTAACCGGTTCGTTAAGGAGGAAGTTGAGCCTCTCGTAAGGGAGATTGAGAGGTCAGCGAATATACCGGATCGGCTTATACGGCGTTTAGCTGAGCTCGGATTTTACGCTATCCCGTTTCCTAGGAGGTATGGCGGGGTTGAAGCCGGCTACCTAGCCTTAATGCTAGCGTTGGAGGAGGTCGCTAAGGCGTCGATGGCGGTAAGCCTCCACGTAAGCGCCCACTTTACAGCCTCCAACGCCATCTACCAGTACGGCGATGAGGAGCAGAAGTCAAAATACCTAACCAGGATGGTTAAGGGGGAGCTATTAGGATGCTTCGCCTTCACTGAGGCCTCGACGGGTAGCGACCCGGAGATGCTGGAAACCGTAGCTGAACCGGTATCAGGCGGCTTTAAGCTTAGGGGGATGAAGCAGATGATCTGCAACGCTCCAATAGCCGATCTAGCGGTAGTATTCGCTAAGGACCCGGAGGCTAAAGGGCTTACCGCCTTCATAGTTGAAGCGAGCCAGCCTGGTTTTGAAAGGCTAGGTGAGGAGGAGTTCATGGGGCTTAGGGGGCTACGGGTGGGTAGCTTCGCGTTAAACGACGTTAAGGTAGGTGAAGAGAACGTCCTAGGTAGGCGCGGGGAAGGCTTTAGGATGTTGAGGAGGCTTATAGCCTATAGTAAGGTAGCCCTCTCAGCTCAAGGGGTCGGTGTAGCGCAAGCAGCCTTGGAGGAAGCGTTAAAGTACGCTAAGCAACGCTTCCAGCGCGGTAAGCCTATAGCCGAGTTTCAAAGCATTCAATGGCTAATAGCTGAATCCGCTACGCTTATTGAAGCCGCTAGGTCGCTAGTCTATAGGGTCGCGGGGCTCATGGATCAAGGCGTAGAGGTTATAAAGGAGGCGGCCATGGCTAAGCTATTCGTAGCTCAAGTAGCTGAGAAGGCTACAAGTATGGCTATACAGGTCCATGGAAGCTACGGCTACTCGAAGGAGTTCAAGGTGGAACGACTATACAGGGACGCTAAAAGCATAGGGATAACCGAGGGTTCCTCGGAGATCCAACGCGTCATCATAGCCGCCGCGCTACTTAGATAA
- a CDS encoding SDR family oxidoreductase has translation MHKLSKILVTGGAGFIGSHVVDKLVQRGFKVRVLDNLSTGSIENIKHHVEAGRVELIVGDVRNVNEVAKAVEGVDAVIHEAALTSVPRSIEDPAATHDVNVTGTLNLLRACLNAGVKRFIYASSSSIYGETETLPKKEDMPAKPISPYAASKLAAESYCLAFHKAYGLEAVALRYFNVYGPRQTYGPYSGVITIFINRLLAGEPPIIYGDGTQTRDFTYVDDAAEATVTALESSVAVGNAINIATGRQTSVNQLAKTLIGIVGRNTIKPVYAPPRKGDIKHSYADISKAVKLLNYKPKFSLEDGLKLTVEWFRRRRPIKGRA, from the coding sequence GTGCATAAACTATCGAAAATCCTCGTTACTGGCGGCGCTGGCTTCATAGGTAGCCACGTGGTTGATAAGCTGGTTCAAAGGGGCTTCAAGGTAAGGGTGCTGGATAATCTATCGACGGGTAGTATTGAAAACATTAAGCATCACGTAGAAGCAGGACGCGTAGAACTAATCGTCGGCGACGTGAGGAATGTTAACGAGGTAGCTAAAGCCGTGGAAGGTGTGGACGCGGTGATCCATGAAGCAGCTCTTACCAGCGTTCCACGCTCCATAGAGGACCCGGCTGCAACCCACGACGTTAACGTCACCGGAACCCTCAACCTACTACGAGCCTGCCTTAACGCCGGGGTTAAACGCTTCATATACGCCTCCTCCTCATCAATCTACGGCGAAACCGAAACCCTGCCCAAAAAGGAAGATATGCCTGCTAAGCCTATATCACCCTACGCCGCTTCAAAACTAGCAGCTGAAAGCTACTGCCTAGCCTTCCATAAGGCCTACGGGCTTGAAGCGGTAGCCCTACGCTACTTCAACGTCTATGGCCCAAGGCAAACCTACGGACCCTATAGCGGCGTAATAACCATATTCATAAACAGGCTACTAGCTGGAGAACCCCCAATCATATACGGGGACGGTACGCAGACGAGGGACTTCACCTACGTGGATGACGCGGCCGAAGCTACCGTTACGGCGCTCGAAAGCAGCGTAGCCGTAGGTAACGCGATAAACATAGCTACCGGGAGACAGACGAGCGTAAACCAGCTAGCTAAAACCCTCATAGGGATCGTCGGGAGAAACACCATTAAACCTGTTTACGCTCCGCCGCGAAAAGGGGATATAAAGCATAGCTACGCCGACATATCTAAGGCCGTTAAACTATTAAACTATAAGCCTAAGTTCAGCCTCGAAGACGGCTTAAAGCTAACCGTAGAATGGTTTAGAAGACGTAGGCCTATTAAAGGACGCGCTTAA
- a CDS encoding S16 family serine protease, with protein MKESYECGKMMAKALIALFLISLTLNVALIGAVNMLWRENLELRAVVDASSLELAKANEELSRRLQALSYELNLTRRQLEYYRAQAEYYSSLAARQEGGGKSVTGEGVVNVVAVKAVQKGFFEVEYEGVVMLCKVQLLNGEGRILVNTVPRIGIDLQTSARTAVAVAQRLTGVSFANTDVVITMIAGEDVDVVDGPSAGAAITLAIIAAVQNVKLNSTVFITGTINPDGAIGKVGGLVEKAVAAAKSGGKLFLVPKGQSVVPVWVRVRRQLTPGIVVERLETRVISLEDYLRNEGYRIHVVEVENVFQAYKLFTV; from the coding sequence TTGAAGGAGAGCTATGAGTGTGGTAAGATGATGGCTAAGGCGCTGATAGCACTCTTCTTGATCAGTTTAACCCTTAACGTAGCGTTAATAGGCGCCGTTAACATGCTTTGGCGGGAAAACCTAGAGCTTAGGGCAGTCGTTGATGCTTCGAGCCTTGAATTAGCTAAAGCTAACGAGGAGCTTAGTAGGCGTTTACAAGCTTTAAGCTACGAGTTAAACCTTACAAGGAGGCAGCTTGAATACTATAGGGCGCAGGCTGAATACTATTCATCGCTCGCGGCTAGGCAGGAGGGTGGCGGTAAAAGCGTTACGGGTGAAGGCGTAGTTAACGTGGTGGCTGTAAAGGCGGTTCAAAAGGGCTTCTTCGAGGTTGAGTACGAGGGTGTAGTGATGCTATGTAAGGTTCAACTATTAAACGGTGAGGGGAGGATTCTCGTTAACACTGTTCCAAGGATCGGTATCGACCTTCAAACTAGCGCTAGGACGGCTGTAGCGGTAGCTCAACGTTTAACGGGGGTATCGTTCGCCAACACAGACGTCGTGATCACCATGATCGCTGGGGAGGACGTGGACGTAGTTGATGGTCCAAGCGCCGGCGCCGCTATAACCCTTGCGATTATAGCGGCCGTTCAGAACGTTAAGCTAAACTCTACCGTATTCATAACCGGGACTATAAACCCGGATGGTGCCATCGGGAAGGTCGGCGGCCTAGTTGAAAAAGCGGTAGCCGCGGCTAAAAGCGGCGGAAAGCTATTCCTAGTCCCGAAGGGGCAAAGCGTAGTACCCGTATGGGTTAGGGTTCGACGTCAGTTAACGCCTGGAATAGTAGTGGAGCGTCTTGAGACGCGCGTTATAAGCCTCGAGGACTACTTAAGGAATGAAGGCTACCGGATACACGTAGTAGAGGTGGAGAACGTTTTTCAGGCGTATAAGCTTTTCACCGTTTAA
- a CDS encoding DUF6125 family protein: protein MSLSGLDTGTLLEVLREAYYVVDGLWFLCTEESHGFNEALRIDLKVWERYGRVMARRVKRRLQVQGNDVRAIIATLKVFYDMEGWTVNVDKEDEDEAVLSVKYCPWYDYLEKARRREVVKAVCPQVCLLIFNSWASVFNEDVKVEASGSIPNCVFHFKRKSNPPTQR, encoded by the coding sequence TTGTCCCTCTCCGGCCTCGACACCGGGACGTTATTGGAGGTCCTACGCGAAGCTTACTACGTGGTTGACGGTCTATGGTTTCTATGTACGGAGGAAAGCCACGGTTTTAACGAGGCTTTACGTATAGATCTAAAGGTATGGGAGCGGTACGGTAGGGTTATGGCCCGTAGGGTTAAGCGTAGGCTCCAGGTTCAAGGTAACGATGTACGCGCCATAATAGCTACGCTTAAAGTCTTCTACGATATGGAGGGGTGGACCGTTAACGTCGATAAGGAGGATGAGGATGAAGCCGTTTTAAGCGTTAAGTACTGCCCCTGGTACGACTACTTGGAGAAAGCGCGTAGGAGGGAGGTAGTTAAAGCAGTATGCCCACAAGTATGCCTACTAATCTTTAATAGCTGGGCTAGCGTATTTAATGAGGACGTTAAGGTTGAAGCCTCAGGATCAATACCTAACTGCGTATTCCATTTTAAGCGTAAGTCCAACCCTCCTACTCAACGTTAA
- a CDS encoding RsmB/NOP family class I SAM-dependent RNA methyltransferase: MAIRSSLILSGVGGQPITPALLNEVFELFIKTWGYGRAVEIVKSLGRPCRRYTLRVNTLRVKPEALIGRLQSRGLTAYEHEALEESIYFLTEGPFTLPEAKKVVVADKYAAESVMQGAQLYAPGVLLATGVGKGDEVLVSDRYGHRVAFGVAQMDESEILTRRRGLAVKTVLSLYKAPSILELEEYEQGLVFEQSLPAMLTSRILEPKPGETIIDMCAAPGGKTSHIAQLMKNEGKIVAVDRSRRRLASLEGNMRRLGVNIVIPIQRDARYLHLDLPSLKADRVLVDPPCSTLGVRPKLYDLKTLKHIKAAAEYQKQFLKAAYELVKPNGVIVYSTCTLTPQENEEVIRYFLTSFKVELEEQPLTLGCKGLLGEAWSGKLQRFYPDLHDTPGYFIARLRKLK, translated from the coding sequence ATGGCTATACGTAGCTCGTTAATCCTTAGCGGCGTTGGAGGGCAACCCATTACCCCGGCCCTCCTAAACGAGGTTTTCGAGCTCTTCATTAAGACCTGGGGGTATGGGCGCGCCGTGGAGATCGTGAAGAGCCTTGGAAGGCCTTGTAGACGCTATACGTTAAGGGTTAACACGTTACGCGTAAAGCCTGAAGCCTTAATCGGTAGGCTACAATCCCGAGGTTTAACGGCTTACGAGCATGAAGCGCTCGAGGAATCCATATACTTCTTAACCGAGGGGCCGTTCACGTTGCCGGAGGCTAAGAAGGTTGTAGTCGCTGATAAATACGCGGCTGAAAGCGTTATGCAAGGTGCTCAACTATACGCGCCAGGCGTACTCTTAGCCACCGGCGTAGGGAAGGGTGATGAAGTGCTAGTCTCAGATAGGTATGGACATCGAGTGGCCTTCGGAGTAGCGCAAATGGATGAAAGCGAGATCCTAACGCGTAGGAGGGGGCTAGCGGTTAAGACCGTCTTATCGCTCTACAAGGCCCCTTCAATCCTCGAACTTGAAGAATACGAGCAAGGACTAGTGTTTGAACAAAGCCTCCCAGCAATGCTAACGAGCCGTATCCTAGAGCCTAAACCCGGTGAAACCATAATCGATATGTGCGCTGCGCCGGGCGGTAAAACCTCACATATAGCCCAGCTGATGAAAAACGAGGGTAAAATAGTGGCCGTGGATAGATCGAGGAGGAGGCTAGCTAGCTTAGAGGGGAATATGCGTAGGCTCGGCGTTAACATAGTCATCCCGATCCAGCGTGACGCTAGGTACCTACACTTAGACCTCCCATCACTTAAAGCTGACCGCGTACTAGTAGATCCACCATGCTCAACGTTAGGCGTTAGGCCTAAGCTTTACGACCTTAAAACCTTGAAGCATATTAAAGCAGCCGCCGAATACCAAAAGCAATTCCTTAAAGCAGCATACGAACTAGTAAAGCCGAACGGCGTAATAGTATACTCCACGTGCACGTTAACGCCCCAGGAAAACGAGGAGGTAATAAGGTACTTCCTAACGAGCTTTAAAGTCGAGCTTGAAGAGCAACCGTTAACCTTGGGCTGTAAAGGGCTACTGGGAGAGGCTTGGAGCGGTAAGCTTCAAAGGTTTTACCCTGACTTACACGATACGCCCGGTTACTTCATAGCCCGGCTCCGAAAACTTAAATAG